The Chloroflexota bacterium genome segment CAAGCCGTGCTTCATCTTGCAGATTTTGGGAGAAGCGCTATTACCGGATTTCGTAAACCCGCTTCGCGTTGAACGGATTATTGGCCAGTAGACTCCGATCAATCTGCTCCCAAAATCCGCTGACAGCAGTGCTGAAGTCGTCTTCTTCGTCGTCACCCCGCCGGTAGTGACTGAACTCAAACGGTTCTCGGCGTCGAAGGTTTGCGTGTAAGTTGTGCCGCCTTCCACCCGCTTGACCATGTTGCCGTTCTTGTCGTAGCAGTAAGTGTCAGAACCAGCAGAAGTGACGGCGTGCGGCTTGGTTAGCGCCCCGTCTGGGCAGGTCGCGCTCTGCGAAGCGTAGCTGTAGGTTGTCGTGGCGAAGATGACCGGCCCGCTGGGCGTCGGGTACGATGTCATGCCCCGCGTGTGCGGCAGGAGGCCCCCGCTGAAGATGGGCGTGTTGCCGTAGGTGACCTGTTGCCCGCCGATGAGGCCGGTGACGCTATTTCGACCAATGAGAGCGCCATAGGTGTAGACAATCACCAGCTTCGGCGCATTGGCCGCCGACCCGTCGTAACTGCTGACAAACTTCCGCCCGAAGCTGGCGCCGGTGCCTTTGAGAATCACCGCCAGGCTGTTGCCGCTCCGCCAGTCGGCCCGGTTCACCACTTCCTGAATCACCAGCTTCATCTCGTCCAGCGAATACCAGGTGTTGGCCTGCCACTGGACGTTGGAAGCATGGCTGACCTGCTGGGCCGTCAGCGCCCGTTGCGAGGGCAGGTTGCCGGTCGAGAAGGTCGGGCAGTTGCGTGGGGTGCTGAATGGTAAGGTGCCGGAGCCGGTAGCAGTGTAATGGTGCTACAATGACGAGGCCAGCCAGACGTTGCGCGTAGGGCAATGCTGGAGACGGTTGAAGACCGCCCGAGCGCCGTGCTGGCCACCATCAGTTGGGCAGAGCCTTTGGCCTACCAACTTTTGTTTCTGTCCAACTGATGGTGGAAAAAGTGATAAACACAAGGCTTGGCAGGGCCTCTAGCCGCGCAGGGGCGGTGAAACCAGATTTGCGTCGCGGAAGCTTAGTTGACACAGACAAGATCGCCTGTCGACAAGTCCTCTCCCAAAGCACTAAGTTCCAGAAAATTTATGTTGCCTTCCTGAGCTATAGCAATCCGATCACCTTCAGGTGACCAGGCCGCATCACCAATATTAGATGGACTAGGAATTATTTTCTTGCACGAGCCGTCTACTGTAATGATAGATAATCGACCGGCGAAAATATTATTGACCGGCGCTGTAACATATAGGACACTTCTTCCGCTTGGCGACCACGAAGGGGAAAAATCATTGAACGAAGGGCTGTCTGTGAGGCGAGACAGTTCGCCACCCTCAAATGTCAATAAATAGATGTCGCCTTGAGAGGTATATTCTCCGCTTGGCTTTTCAGAGGGCCAATAAACTGTGAAAGCTAATTTAGCGCCATCAGGTGACCAAGCGATGTCATGTGAAAACAAGCTGAGGAGAGGCCCCGCACCCGGATTGTCAGCAGGCATATCAAGCACAAGCGTCTGTTGAAGTGTCGCAATATCGACAACATATATTTCAACTTTATCAAACGCACGAATCAGTATTGCAAGTCTTTGGCCATCAGGTGACCAAGCCATGGGCCCATAAAGGGTATCAGGCAATAAGAGTTCGCTTGTCTTACCTGCATTTGTATCCAAACTTAGTATACGAATGCGCCCTGAATCAGCATAGGCAATCAAATCGCCTTGAGGTGATAAAACTGCATCCTGGCCTTCGGCGCTCCCATCAACCGTTGTCAGTGTTACCAGGCTTTGTTTATCAAGATCGCCTATAAATATCGGGTACTTAGTATATAAAAGGTCTTGCCCTTGATAAGCTTGTCCTTGAATGGCCAGGCGATCTTTGATCGTCCAACTGACTCCCATTAATGCTAAACCTGACTTACCTCGGAAGACTGGCGTTGCTGTTGTAGCAGGTGCGCTACCCGTACAACTCACCAGAAAATAAACTATTGAAATGCAACACAACCAGCCCGAATTTCGAGATTTTCGGACAAGCTTAGGAGAGAAGTCGACTTGTTGCAACATATCTAGCTCCAGCAGGATCAGTCGTGAGCGAGGCGACTAGGGAATTCAGTGAATTTTTTCTGTTTACCTCAATACCTTTTCGGCAAAGCAAGTGGCGGACATAAGGATACACATAGAGGTTGGTGCGAGTAAAGTGGTCGTATAGCACTGTCCTTAAGTCCCCCGATTGTAAGGGATGTCTCGTTACCCCAATAGGCGTTGGTGTATACTCCGTATGATGGGCTGTCTTTTTTAGTTTTATCTAGTTCGGCATCTGTGGCTCCTATATTTTCACCGCCCAGCCCCATCGCTTCATATATCCTCCATTGCGCTCTGTAGGCAAGAATCTCGCCGTAAAAAGTGCCAGTCAAGTTTGAATCTCTCAAGTGATCAATTTCGTGTCCAAATGCTCCAGCCAAAACCGAAAACTCCAACTCGCTGTATGCAAACCATTTGATAACAGCAGTATCTATGAAAATCATTCCCTCCGTCGCGTTGGCGTACATAAGGCAGTTGTTACATGTGCTGACACGAAACTGAGATAGCAAGCATTCCCGATCTGGCTCTGCACCGCAATCCATAGCATTCGGTCTGCTAAATTCGCGAAAAAACTTCGCAAGAGATTCGCCGGTTGGGCCCCCACGGCTTTCTAGAACAAGCAATATGGCCTCCACAAGTTCGCCAAGGTTGCCGGAGTTTGTAAAACTATCCAACACTGATTGAACTTGATTCTG includes the following:
- a CDS encoding PD40 domain-containing protein, with translation MLQQVDFSPKLVRKSRNSGWLCCISIVYFLVSCTGSAPATTATPVFRGKSGLALMGVSWTIKDRLAIQGQAYQGQDLLYTKYPIFIGDLDKQSLVTLTTVDGSAEGQDAVLSPQGDLIAYADSGRIRILSLDTNAGKTSELLLPDTLYGPMAWSPDGQRLAILIRAFDKVEIYVVDIATLQQTLVLDMPADNPGAGPLLSLFSHDIAWSPDGAKLAFTVYWPSEKPSGEYTSQGDIYLLTFEGGELSRLTDSPSFNDFSPSWSPSGRSVLYVTAPVNNIFAGRLSIITVDGSCKKIIPSPSNIGDAAWSPEGDRIAIAQEGNINFLELSALGEDLSTGDLVCVN